DNA sequence from the Coffea arabica cultivar ET-39 chromosome 11c, Coffea Arabica ET-39 HiFi, whole genome shotgun sequence genome:
gtacGTGTTTATTTAACAAGAATAAAAATTTCAACAGTTTCGTTCTTTCTAAAATGGTCAATCTCTATCTTTGAAAGCCAGATGCTGCAAATTCTTTGGGCCACAGAGTTGAAACTAAGGAAAACATTCCACTTATATAAAACTTTCTATAGAAAATGTCCCATACATAACTAGGGATGACAGCTACTTTAGTGTCGAAATcttctgatcaagaaatggtaACAAAGAAATGAAAGTTTGACGCATCAAAGAGCCCTTTGCCCAATTAATATTATTGTTAAATCATTAATTATGTCGGTTGAGGACTTGAGGGGTGTGTAGACTCTCAGCAGTTGCAAATATAATTAACTATacggtaaaaaataaaaaaatccccATGATAAACCTAATATACAGAGAAACCTCCCGTGGTTTTAAAACATACAACACGACATCCTATACTTTAaattaaattgtaaaggtgacggaatccgttaaatttaacggaaatggacgaaatgaccaaaatatcctGATATATTTAAGCAAAAGACGgcccaaaaaaatcatttgttttattctctagatagagagaattgagagtTAAGGAGTAGAATAgatatatttgttaaaaattaggtataaaatttttttcttagattccaataagtcatttccgttaagtttaacggattccgtcatctttacaatttagttcaaaacatgatgTGTCAtgttgtatgttttgaaactacGAAAAATTTTTCTGTGTATTACGTTTACCACATGGGATTTTTTCGTTTTTTATCCTTAACTATACAGTATTAATTCTGCTATGGctgactttttttttctatatttgTTGTTTTGGACTTGAATATGATAATCCCTTAAACAGGTGAAAGAACATTCTCGTTTCTTAAGTATGTGTATACatcattttttttgtatatttattgtGTTAGCATACACAATTATTGTATTAGTAGAGTCATTGTACTCTGTCTctcccattttgatagttctagtttttctttcacgcagtttaagaaaaagtagttaactttgttaaaaaaataaatttatgttgctatttttctaaaatacccaaatattaaatagagtacaactttatattaattattcacgaaaacttgaattgatgatttTATGGGAACTtaaattgataagtcaagaaataaTCAATCCTCATTTTACATTATTTcacattaaatttaaatgtattaaatggggtaggttaacaatctatattaaataaagtagtttatactaataacaacctacattgaataagggtattttagataaattgaaagataactacattcttcaattggaaagtggactacaatttgggacagacgagaaaggaaaacaatatTATCAAAGTGAAATGGAGGGAGTTTATTATGATTGCAACTCAAAGAAGGCACTTAATGCCATCATCCTACGGTAAGTCGACTTATACAACTTTGAATTGTACTATGGTATTTGTCAATTTCTAAAGTTAAATGACAAatcttatttttctattttgtcATCACTAATGGCAGAACCTAGCATATATATAGCTTGGACAAGGATTGGCCTCGATATTTGGAACAATTCTCACCTTCATTAATTTATTAGTTATCTGGAAATCAAATTTATTATTTCTTTCATAATATTTACAGATATTCCTAATctttagaaaaattcaaaagtgaaCCCTCGGCATTGAAACTGGTGACAGATCTTTCTCaagtaattaaaacaaacataTCACATATTTCAACCCTAGAGAAAAGATAGAAGCTTGTCCAAAAACTAGAATATGTTGAGGTGAGCTTACTATTTTTAGTGGATTGGTTATCCAAATATACTACTTTCATCCCAACCCCAAAAGAATGCATAGTAGAAGTGACGGCCAAACTTTTTATGGGTCATATCGTCAAATATGATCAACAACGATTGGAAGTGACTGAAACTCACGGTTCATGGATAAGTTCTGGACAGAGTTATTTCGTTTTCTTGATTCAGGGCTCAATATGTCAACGACAATGCACCTGCAAATGGATGGGCACACAAAATGTGTGAATAATGTACTAGAGGTCTACCTTTGGCACTATTTGATAGTGAATCAAGCAGATTGGACAAAATTACTTGGCGTTGCCcaattttatttcaatttgcAAAGAAACGAGAGCACTAGCAAAAGCTCGTTTGGGATCGTACTTGAATTTCAGCCAATAACCGCGAAAGATATTGTTAATGGCTACAAGGGTGCTAGTCTTCCCCTCTATTGATTTGCCAAGAATTGGCAAGAATGAGCGGACACAACCAAACTATACTTAGAGAAGGCCTAGCAACGGATGAAAAAATGGACCAATCATAAGCACATGTTCCACGAGTTCAAAGAGGGGAACCAAATATTGGTAAAACTCTATCAACACGAACGTATTCGTGGGGTGCACAAGGATCTCATGCGATGATACGAGGAATCGTTTACTGAACTAAAAAGAGTGAGAAACATAACCTATAAGGTGGAGTTGTCCGAAACATTATCCCAACTCCATCTGGTCTTTCATGTCAATCTACTCAAACCGTTCTATCAAGACTTGCACAATCCATCAAGGAGCATGTCAACGAGGGCACTTGCGGGTATAAGGGATAAGTACGACAAGATTGTCTAGGAGATCGTGGCCGATCATATTATTTGGCACAAGAATCACGCACCATCAAAGAAGCACTTGGTGCGATGGTGTGAGCTACGGGAATTCGAGATTAGTTGGGAGCTGGTCGAAAAGTAGTAGAATTTGGGGAGTTTATTCGGACGTTTGAACCTAGTTAAGGCATTAGGGACAATGTCTTATTCAAATAGGGGAGAATGACACAGATCGCACACCGATCACGTGCACCCGCCCCAGGCTGGCCAGACActctgttttcaaactcggaccggaccggccggtcgaaccgggaaccggccaggtagccggtccgagtcaACTTAGAAAACCGGGAATTTTAAAACccggtcaaagccggtcaaaatccgggtttgaccgggaaaaaaccggtttttccggtttaacagtaattttttaaaaaaaaaaattcaaactttataatattatgttttgaccccctaaattgttaaaacttattcgtatacctcaaatatttgatactttataaatattgtcctacaatttgatgttatttttcaattaaattcataattttaattctaaacttgttaatatttattaaataatataaattgctacttgattgttctaatttctttgtattttcttgttaaatatatttgaaatatcaaatatatatgaatatacctttattaatatcaatatattattagatatgatatatataatattttaatttttaaataatttttatttatgacgtcatccggttcgacccctatcgacccccggtcgaacccattgacccctgacccctgaccttggccgagtcgctatccggtccggttctgaaaacataggccAGACATGGAGACTCTTCCAAACAGTATTGGAAGTATGTATTGAAAGGCACAAGATCCATGCTTTGAAGCTAGCTTGCaacaatcaaaaaaaaaaaaaaaaaagttagcttGCAAGGTGCATCTTAGAAAGTATTACTAGTCTGTTTTGACAAACTATAAATTACTACCATTTCTGAAGGATTACGAGGGCCAAAAAGTTTACGTGCACAATAGCACATTTTCACTCTACAAGTAAAATCAAATGTAAGCTGAATGTGCAAATTCAATTCTTTTTCAGGTTTAAGTGGATAAGTCTTCTCTTAGTCCTAAAGTTTTTGCAAcataaaagttcaaaaaggggGGTTTTGTTGAGTGAAGAGTGCATAGGCTATCCTAGGTTGGGTAAGATCTACTAAAATTGATAACTTGAAAGCACGACAAAATGACAACTAAATAGAGGCTTCATTGCAAGTTTTCTGCCGCTAAACTACTTGGTGGGGTGGTCCATATGGACCATAATTAACTCAACCCACAACATCCCAAATTTTTCCACCAAACAAAGGTTGGCCATTTTACATCCATCTTGACTTGAAAAATCTCCTGTGGGAAATTGTGGGTATATCATGATTGGGATTAAGAGTATTTGGTACCCCTTCTTCGCTCACCATCACGATCTCTATCATACCTTTGCACTGGAAATAGGATACTACTAATAATATTCATCTCCTCAATATtcatcatcattattattatagtGTGTCCTCGGTACAAAACAAAGCTAACTTTTCGTCGAAGGGAAGTTTGATCAGCGGGAGCTAGAAACCAGCCTTTCATGTCCTCCAAAAAAGTACGTGCACTGCGTTAATATCGTGTGTTGAATTAACACGGCAAAAACAACTGCCATATGATATGTATGAGATGTGTATGAGAAGTTAAAAAGAACTCGTCGATAAGGATCACGACTGTAAGTGTAAGTGTAATCCACTCTCTCGTTTTGATGCATCGTGGAACTGGAGGAAGATTTGCctgcaaaaaagaaaacaagggaaTCTGTAGATGGGGTGGGAGAAACAATGGGGTAACCGTCATGAttgggaaaagagaaaaatgctcaAACTAAAATgtcccaaactttggacgaaaACAAATATGGTACCCAAACTTTTAACTTTTGAGCACGTTTAGTACTCTtgacgattttttttttctttcaaattgttACTTGAAAGAATAATGTGATAGTCACATGTCTAGcaattatgaataaaaaattgccaaaaaatgtaaaatggtcttttgataaaattattagttCTTAAACTTAGTACTTAGTGTGCGAGGGATATTTTACTCTATCAGATGTTACCATGCTTTTTCTTGGCCCATTAAAAGAGTTTTTGTTGGCACCTTTGGGTGAAATTCTGAATATCCTGAATCACTTAAAAGTATTTTTCAATCAACTCAATTTATATAATTTCTAGTTTCACAGTAGCTGTAACAGCAAAACCTGCTGATGCTTTGGTTGTTTCAGCCTAtattaaaagttattttttttttattctcgaTGCAGTCAGGATTTCAGGCATGAGGTAAACTTGCTAGTAAAACTTCGGCATCCAAATATAGTTCAGTTCCTTGGAGCTGTTACTGAAAGGAAGCCATTAATGCTCATTACTGAATATTTAAGGGGGGTAAGTGAATGAGTACATCATCTTGTATTGATGAACTTTTCCACATCAAGGGGTTAACTATCAGCGTCATGTTTTCCTCTAGGGAGATCTACACCAGTACCTGAAGGAAAAAGGTGCACTTAGTCCGTCAATAGCAGTCAATTTTGCATTAGATATTGCCAGGTATTTCAACtttgttgttcttttctttttacctTCAGCGGAGAGCTTCAGACTAAAGTAGCTATAAATTCCCATTTTCATGTGTAGATGATCTTGTGGAAGTTGGATTCTCTGCTTGCCTTGTTAATTGGAAATCTTGCTTCCAGGAATTTGAAACTATTCTTGCAATACTGAGTAGCTACTATAGATTAGCCTTACATTTATTTTCTATCGTCAAACTTTGTCTAGGATTGAAGTCTTGTGCTGAGAAGCAATAGAAAAGGATGTCTGGATGTGTCATGTTTGCTGGATTGGAAAAAGTAGAGAAGTTGATTTGCTTATGGACTTAGAAGAAGTTTAACTTATTCTGGTTATGGAGTGAGGTTGGGGATAGGGTTCAGTTTGCAATTGAATTCCTTCTAGCACTGCAGCAAAGTAGTCTGGCAGTTAACATGTAGATACTTTGGGTGTTTGTTACGATACGCACAGCCTATTGTACTCTTAAGAACATTAATGCGCTATCTGTCAGTAGCTAATGAGGTGTAGTGAGTTCTCTGTGTTTCTCAGTTTGTTCAATGCAAACGTTATGATATCATCGTCAGAAAAAAGCATTCTCAGATTGACACCAGGCAGTGTAATAATTTTTTGTGTAATATTTTGATGCGTTTTATAAATCATGTGGGCAGAGGCATGGCTTATCTTCACAATGAACCAAATGTCGTGATTCACAGAGATCTAAAGCCAAGGTGACTCTATTTATCTAGTTTCATATTTACATATACATATTTTGTTTGCCAATTAGTGAGCTTCTGCACCTTGCAAAGTGTCTCTTGCGTTGAAGCCCATCTTTCCATTTGGCTTTTTCGATTTAAATCACAAAGAGCTGCCTGCTGAATTTTCTTTTCAGGAATGTTCTGCTTGTGAACTCTAGTGCAGACCATTTAAAAGTTGGAGACTTTGGCTTAAGTAAACTCATCAGGGTTCAAAATTCACATGATGTGTACAAAATGACTGGAGAGACCGGAAGTTGTAAGTACCATTTTAAGTCTCTCAACGTGACAagttcatctatggataaagtattatCTAATTTCTTTTTTGTGTAAACAGATCGGTACATGGCTCCTGAAGTATTCAAGCACCGAAAGTATGATAAGAAGGTTGATGTGTTCTCCTTTGCTATGATACTATATGAGGTAACTTCTGTTCATTATCTTATCCAGAAAAATACTCATGCAACATACGCATCTATAATAGATTGAGTAGTGTGCTTGACGAATGTTGCAGATGCTTGAGGGTGACCCACCACTTTCACATTATGAACCGTATGATGCTGCTAAGTATGTTGCAGAAGGACACAGACCTATGTTTAGGTCAAAGGGCTTTACTCCTGAATTGAGAGAGTAAGTAAACTCTGCGACTCTTGGTGTTGGGGATGTTTTAACTTTAGTGTATCATGAAGTTTCTTTAGCATTAGGGATGCTGCATTTGGATGGcgttgtttttcttttggttccttATATCTGTTGTATTATCTTTGCTCAGGTTGGTTGAGCAATGCTGGGCAGCAGATATGAATCAGAGACCCTCTTTCTTGGAAATTCTGAAGAGGCTggaaaaaattaaggataatcTGCCTACGGATCATCACTGGCACCTCTTCACTTCGTAGCATCCTATCCTAAAAGATAATTGGATGTGaaaatcacaaattttatcaGCGAGCTTCCCAGTTCACCCCACACATGCAATCACGCAGAAGGGGTTGTGAATGGACTTAACGAGGTTTCAGGAGTTCTGCTGTCACCAATTCTTTTCCATACTGTGGATTTTGGTTTTGGGAGATGGACATCTTCGCTAGATATCTGAATTAATATAGTTGCAAATCTGAACTTGGTCTGGAAATATTCTAAGCTAGCTTGGTGAAAGTAACATCTTGTATGCTATACTTTGGTCTGATTTCTTAAGCCAGTGTTTGTTATAAATTGTGGTTGTAGATGATCAAAGCATGCATGTAGGCATTGTTCTTGTCTCCCCCTCCTTTCTTTCAACTCTTGTGCAAAACAGAATTGTAATGTAATCTGCAAAAATagtttgaatgttatttttgtTGTTATGTTGTCGTTTTGTAATGTAGTTTACACATGCTTGATCGCGACGCGTGACGATG
Encoded proteins:
- the LOC140016734 gene encoding serine/threonine-protein kinase VIK-like — encoded protein: MLITEYLRGGDLHQYLKEKGALSPSIAVNFALDIARGMAYLHNEPNVVIHRDLKPRNVLLVNSSADHLKVGDFGLSKLIRVQNSHDVYKMTGETGSYRYMAPEVFKHRKYDKKVDVFSFAMILYEMLEGDPPLSHYEPYDAAKYVAEGHRPMFRSKGFTPELRELVEQCWAADMNQRPSFLEILKRLEKIKDNLPTDHHWHLFTS